From Halichoerus grypus chromosome 6, mHalGry1.hap1.1, whole genome shotgun sequence, one genomic window encodes:
- the PDSS1 gene encoding all trans-polyprenyl-diphosphate synthase PDSS1 isoform X4, protein MASGWWPWRRCCSWRPAARSPGPGSPGRAGPPGTSSAADAGAQMSYFNLVKSLTSAFPHRYSMSRFHHTTSAACCCSKIQSGEKYTDPFKLGWRDLNGLYEDIRKELLISTTELKEMSEYYFDGKGKAFRPIIVVLMARACNIHHNNSRDVQASQRSIALITEMIHTASLVHDDVLDDASSRRGKHTVNKIWGEQKAVLAGDLILSAASIALARIGNTTVISILTQVIEDLVRGEFLQLGSRENENERFAHYLEKTFKKTASLIANSCKAVSVLGCPDPVVHEIAYQYGKNVGIAFQLIDDVLDFTSCSDQMGKPTSADLKLGLATGPVLFACQQVLCPLYK, encoded by the exons ATGGCTTCAGGCTGGTGGCCCTGGCGGCGCTGCTGCTCCTGGAGGCCGGCGGCCCGGAGCCCCGGGCCCGGCTCCCCCGGCCGCGCGGGGCCGCCCGGGACGTCCTCGGCTGCAGACGCCGGCGCTCAG atgtccTATTTTAATCTTGTGAAGAGTTTAACATCTGCTTTTCCACATAGGTATAGTATGTCACG GTTCCATCACACGACGTCGGCAGCGTGCTGTTGTAGCAAAATACAGAGTGGGGAGAAATACACTGACCCCTTCAAACTCGGTTGGAGAGACTTGAACGGTCTGTATGAGGACATTAGAAAG GAACTACTCATATCTACAACCGAACTTAAGGAAATGTCTGAATACTACTTTGATGGAAAAGGAAAAGCCTTTCGACCAATTATCGTGGTGCTAATGGCCCGGGCGTGTAATATTCATCATAATAATTCCCG AGACGTGCAAGCAAGCCAGCGCTCCATAGCCTTAATTACAGAAATGATCCACACTGCTAGTCTGGTACACGATGACGTCCTTGACGATGCGAGTTCTCGGCGAGGAAAACACACGGTTAATAAGATCTGGGGTGAACAGAAG gctgTTCTTGCTGGTGATTTAATTCTTTCTGCAGCATCTATAGCTCTGGCACGAATTGGAAATACAACTGTGATATCTATTTTAACCCAAGTTATTGAAGATTTGGTGCGCG gtgAATTTCTTCAGCTAGGGTCAAGAGAAAACGAGAACGAAAGATTTGCACACTACCTTGAGAAGACCTTCAAGAAGACTGCCAGTCTGATAGCCAACAGTTGTAAAGCA GTCTCTGTCCTAGGATGCCCGGACCCAGTGGTGCATGAGATTGCCTATCAATACGGAAAAAACGTGGGCATCGCCTTTCAG CTGATAGATGACGTGTTAGACTTCACCTCATGTTCTGACCAGATGGGCAAACCAACATCAGCGGACCTGAAGCTTGGGTTAGCCACGGGCCCAGTGTTATTTGCTTGTCAACAG GTATTATGCCCACTCTACAAATAA